In Kitasatospora sp. NA04385, a single genomic region encodes these proteins:
- a CDS encoding GlxA family transcriptional regulator: MRKLENVAVVVLEEIHPFELGVACEVFGLDRSDSGLPVYDFALVGDRPGPMRTHAGFTLDVPHGPERIAGADLVIATATGVREHYPEELCAALRAAHDRGAHLLSICSGSFLLGAAGLLDGRRCTTHWRYAALMAERFPLTTVEPDVLYVDDHPVITSAGTAAGIDACLHLVRKVQGAEVAREIARRMVVAPHRDGGQAQFINRPLPEADGESLAGVLEWMRHHVDRETGVDQLARLAHMSPRTFARRFRQETGTTPHRWLTGQRVLLAQRLLESTGQSVDEVAARCGFGNAAALRHHFGRRLGTTPQAYRRAFGGPARPVEPEPAG, from the coding sequence ATGCGGAAGCTGGAGAACGTCGCCGTCGTGGTGCTGGAGGAGATCCACCCCTTCGAACTGGGGGTGGCCTGCGAGGTGTTCGGCCTGGACCGGAGCGACTCCGGCCTGCCGGTCTACGACTTCGCCCTGGTCGGCGACCGGCCCGGGCCGATGCGCACCCACGCGGGCTTCACCCTCGACGTCCCGCACGGGCCCGAGCGGATCGCCGGGGCCGACCTGGTGATCGCCACCGCCACCGGCGTCCGCGAGCACTACCCCGAGGAGCTCTGCGCGGCGCTGCGGGCCGCCCACGACCGCGGCGCCCACCTGCTGTCGATCTGCTCCGGCAGCTTCCTGCTCGGCGCGGCCGGGCTGCTCGACGGCCGCCGCTGCACCACCCACTGGCGCTACGCCGCCCTGATGGCCGAGCGCTTCCCGCTGACCACCGTCGAACCCGACGTGCTGTACGTCGACGACCACCCCGTGATCACCTCGGCCGGCACCGCCGCGGGCATCGACGCCTGCCTGCACCTGGTCCGCAAGGTGCAGGGCGCCGAGGTGGCCCGGGAGATCGCCCGCCGGATGGTGGTCGCCCCGCACCGCGACGGCGGGCAGGCCCAGTTCATCAACCGCCCGCTGCCCGAGGCCGACGGCGAGTCGCTGGCCGGGGTGCTGGAGTGGATGCGCCACCACGTCGACCGGGAGACCGGCGTCGACCAGCTGGCCCGGCTCGCCCACATGTCGCCGCGCACCTTCGCCCGCCGCTTCCGCCAGGAGACCGGCACCACCCCGCACCGCTGGCTCACCGGCCAGCGGGTGCTGCTCGCCCAGCGCCTGCTGGAGTCCACCGGGCAGAGCGTGGACGAGGTCGCCGCCCGCTGCGGCTTCGGCAACGCCGCCGCGCTGCGGCACCACTTCGGCCGCCGGCTCGGCACCACCCCGCAGGCCTACCGGCGGGCGTTCGGCGGCCCGGCGCGGCCCGTCGAACCGGAGCCCGCGGGCTGA